Genomic window (Candidatus Omnitrophota bacterium):
CTTAAGCGAAGCGACAAGGTGAGTGTCTTGGAAGTTAACGGAATGATCTTGAAAGTTCAAAAGATTTAGAAAGGAGCAGGGAATGGAAAACAGGTTTTTGCTTTTTGGTGTCATTTTAGTTGTGTTTTGGCTATTAAATAGCGTAAGAATTTTAAATGAATATGAACGCGCGGTTATTTTCCGCTTGGGACGAGTTTTGGGAAAACCCAAAGGGCCGGGAATTATTTTTGCTTTTTGGCCGATCGATCGTCCGGTTGTTATTAGCTTGCGCCTTGTCACTTTGGATGTTCCGGCGCAAGATATTATCACGAAAGACAATGTCTCGGTTAAGGTTAACGCGGTTATCTATTTTCGAGTTATGGATCCGACGAAAGCAATCATTGAAGTACAAAATTATGAATATGCGACATCGCAGATGGCGCAAACCACTCTTCGAAGTGTTATCGGACAGATGGAATTGGATGATCTTCTGTCGCAACGTGATAAGATCAATGTGCGTTTGCAAACGATCCTTGATCATCAATCTGATCCGTGGGGCATTAAGGTTTCCAATGTGGAAGTTAAGCACGTCGACCTCTCTGAAGACCTAAGGAAGGCGATGGCGCGTCAAGCGGAAGCGGAGCGGGAGCGCCGAGCTAAGATTATCGCCGCCGAGGGCGAATATCAGGCGGCTGAAAAAATTTGTCAAGCCGCGGAATTGATGCAAAAATCTCCGTATTCGCTTCAATTGCGTTATTTGCAAACGCTTGTTGAAATCGGAAAAGAAAATAACACGACAACGATATTCCCGATCCCTATCGATATCATTAAAAATTTGTTAGGGCCGAAAGCATAGAAAAAGAATTTGTTTGAAGGCAGCCCCGACATTTTGTCGGGGCTGCCTTTTTTATTTTTAAGATACTCTATAAAATAATTGATAACGAAAAAGCGAGGGTGTAAGATAAAGCGTCCTTGATCATAAAACTTGAAGGAGAACCTTTATGAATTATCGTATTGAAACTGACAGCATGGGGTCCGTGAAAGTTCCGGCTGATCGGTATTATGGCGCGCAGACCGCCCGTTCGCTTAAAAATTTTAAAATAGGGCAGGAACATTTTCCGCCGTCTCTTATTCGGGCGTTGGGGATCCTAAAAAAAGCATCAGCGCTGACAAATCAGGAATTAAAACTTCTTTCGGCTTCAAAAGCCCGCTTGATCGCAAAAGCGGCCGATGAGGTCATTGCGGGTAAATTAAATGACCATTTCCCATTGGTCGTTTGGCAAACGGGAAGCGGAACGCAAACCAATATGAATGCCAATGAAGTCATTGCCAATCGCGCCATTAAGTTTGCCGGAGGGAAATTGGGGTCAAAAACCCCCATTCACCCCAATGACGATGTCAATAAGTCCCAGTCATCCAATGATGTGTTTCCGGCCGCAATGCATGTTGCGACCGTTGAAGAAATTCATCTTAAGCTGATCCCGGCGCTTACCCAATTACGTAATGCCTTAAAAAAGAAATCAACTGAGTTTGATAAAATCATAAAAATTGGGCGCACGCATTTAATGGATGCCGTTCCGCTCACCTTGGGCCAGGAATTCTCAGGCTATACCCAGCAATTAACCAATGATCTAAAAAGAATTGATGCGTGTTTGCCGCGCCTATATGAATTAGCGCTTGGCGCAACCGCCGTTGGAACGGGAATAAACACACATCCGCAATTTGCCAAGAAAGTTGCCCGAAAAATTTCTCAAATAACAAAAAAGTCTTTTGTCAGCGCTCCAAATAAATTTGAATCTTTAGCGGCGCATGATACTTTAGTTGAGGCAAGCGGCGCATTGAAAACGATCGCGGCTTCTTTGATGAAAATTGCCAATGATATCCGATGGCTGGGATCCGGGCCGCGCTGCGGTATTGGTGAAATTTCTCTTCCTGAAAATGAACCGGGAAGCTCCATTATGCCGGGGAAGGTTAATCCGACGCAATCGGAGGCGATGACTATGGTTTGCGCCCAAGTTTTTGGCAATGACGTAACGGTTACGATCGCGGGAGCAAGCGGGAATTTTGAGCTTAACGTGTTTAAACCGGTCATTATTTATAATGTCCTGCAATCCATACAACTTTTATCGGATGCGTGTGTTAGCTTTACCGACAACTGTGTTGTCGGCATTAAAGCCAATAAAGCGAACATTGATCGCCATTTGCAAAATTCCCTGATGCTGGTAACGGCGCTTAATCCGCATATCGGATATGATAAGGCCGCTCAAGTCGCTAAAAAAGCCCTTCGAGAAAACTTAACGCTCAAAGAAGCGGCTGTTGCTCTCAAGTTTTTAACGGCACAGCAGTTTGAAAAAATCGTTCGTCCGGAACGAATGATTAAGCCTTCGCTGTAACCCTTCGGTGAAAACCCCGTATTTGTTGCAAAATGCCCAACAATTAGGCAGAAATTTAATTTCTTGACCAAACGGCTGTTTCCATATATATTATCTTTCCCTTTTCGGTAGCAGTGCAATGACAAAACGAAAGAGAAAATGATGATAAAACAAAAAACAGCTGAACGGCGAGAATTTATTCGCGCAAAGAGGATCTTGAGTATTCAGCATCGCCTGTATCAACGCAAGGGAAAGCATGCGGTTGATGTGTGGCGCACGTCCGCAACCCAAGATATGAGTTGGAGCGGGCTTTTGTTTGCTTCAGAAGTAGCTTATTTGATGGGAGATACACTTGAGCTGCAAGTTGTTTTGATGGGAGCCCTAGATGTTTTTAAGTGTTTCGGAAAAGTTGTTCGTTGCGACAGAAAGAAAACCGGCGTTGTTTACACAGTCGCCGTCCAATTGATTTCCCAGCCACGGAAACCTCAAAGAAGTTGAGGTTTTCAGAATAAAGGGCCCCTGTGCCGTTCGGCGCAGGGGCCCTTTTCTTCGCCTTCGTTATAAAACCACGACCGTCCGCCTTGCTGAACAGGCGCGACCGTAAATCCATAAGGCGAATCCCGATGAGCGCGGCGAAATTCTCTTCGATAATTTCGCCGCAAGATGCGAATCGGGTTAACTTCCTAAATTCTTCCTAATGGCTTCCTTTAAATTCCGCAACTAAGGTTTGAATGGTTGCTTTCGCGTCCCCGAAAACCATCCGTGTATTTTCAAAATAGAATAACTCATTTTCAATTCCCGCAAAACCCGTTGCCATAGAACGCTTTAAAACGAAAACCGTCTTAGCTTTATCCACATTAATGATGGGCATGCCGTAAATAGGGCTCGATTTGTCATGGCGCGCGGCGGGATTAACAACATCGTTGGCGCCAATAACAACACAAACATCAACTGTTTCCATGATAGGGTTGATACTGTCCATTTCAACGAGTTGCTCGTAGGGAACATTGGCTTCAGCCAAAAGGATGTTCATGTGTCCCGGCATGCGGCCTGCCACAGGATGAATAGCAAAGCGAACCTCTGCGCCGTTTTTCTCGAGCAGTTCGCCTAATTCACGGACCGCATGTTGTGCCTGAGCAACTGCAAGTCCATATCCGGGAACAAAAACAACCGAACGCGCGGCTTCCAGGACAAGATACGCATCGGCCGGCGAAATCGGCCTAACTTCGCCTTTAACGCTGGTGCCTTTTTTTGCGACCGCTGAACCAAAACCGCTGAACAATACGTTTGTTAATGACCTATTCATGGCTTTGCACATGATTTTTGTCAGAATAATTCCACTCGCACCAACCAATGATCCGGCCACAATAAGCATATTGTTGATGATAACAAAACCCGTTGCCGCACCGGCCATCCCTGAATAGCTATTTAAAAGGGAAATAACAACCGGCATATCTGCGCCACCAATAGGAATAACCACCATAACGCCTAAAATAAGCGAAAGGACCATAATAGCGATGAAAATGGGATAGTTGCCGGCAGGATCAATGCAAAAAATAATACCGCCCAACACAAGCGCTCCTAAAAGAAGCGAGTTGATAATTTTTTGCCCCGCAAAAAGGATCGGCTTTCCTGTCACAAATTTTTCTTCCAGTTTTGCCCAGGCAATAACGCTTCCGGTAAAAGTAACGCCGCCGATGAGAACGGCTAAGTAAGTACTCACGGTTGTTAAAAGCGAGGAATTGGGCGCAAAATGATAAGATGACCAACCAACCAGAAAACTGGCTAACCCACCAGAGCCGTTTAAAAGCCCCACCATTTGTGGCATCTTGGTCATGGCGACTTTAAATGCAATGAAAACTCCAATGATCGATCCGATAGCAAGGCCTAAAACGATCCATTGCCATTCCAGAATTCCCTTGGTTAAAAGCGTTGCGACAATAGCGATGAGCATGCCGATGGCGGAAAGAAGGTTGGCTCGCCGGGCAGTTACTGGAGAGCTGAGCTGCTTTAATCCGATGATAAATAAAACGGAAGCGATGATGTAAGCGCTATTGATCAAGATTTCCCGGCTCACGGCTTGCCTCCGGGAGATTTAGTTTTAAACATTTTGAGCATGCGATCTGTAACCGTGTATCCTCCGACAACGTTGATCATAGCAAAGGCAACAGCTAAAGTTCCGATGACCGTACAAAAAGTGCTTCCAGGCGTTAAACCGACAGCCAGAAGGGCACCCACAATGGTAATTCCGGAAATAGCATTAGACCCCGACATAAGCGGTGTGTGCAAAGTAGACGGAACTTTCGCAATAAGTTCAACGCCTAAGAAAATAGCAATGACGAAAATAAAAATAAGGTCGATCAACATTGCCGCACTGAGATTGGTTTCCATTTAAGCCTCGCTTTAGTTCTTCAATAAAGCCGCATTAACAACTTTACCTTGATGAGTAATAAGACAGCCCGTGATGATATCGTCATCAAGTTTCAGATCAAATTTTTTTGTATCCGCATTCCAATATTCTTCAACAAGGCTGCAAATATTGCTTGAGTACATTTGACTGGCATGGATGCTGACGCGGCCGGGCAGATTTCCTAAGCCTAAGATCAAAACACCGTTAACCGTGACTTCTTCGTTAAGTTTTGAACCTTCCACGTTGCCGCCGCTTTCAACAGCCATATCGACAATGATGCTTCCCGGTTTCATTTGCGCGGCCGTCTCTTTCGTGATCACGATCGGAGCACGGCGTCCGAAGAGTTGCGCGGTGGTAATGACAACATCGGATTGCGCGCAAACTTTTGCCATGCCTTGTCTTTGTTTTTCTAATTGTTCGGTCGTGAGCGCCTTGGCGTAACCATCTTTGGTTTGACCGGTTTCGCCTAAATCAATTTCGACGAATTTCGCGCCCAACGACTGAACCTGCTCTTTAACAACGGGGCGGGTGTCAAAGGCTTCAACGCGCGCGCCAAGCCTCTTGGCGGTCGCGATAGCTTGTAATCCGGCAACACCGGCGCCGATCACAAAAACGCGAGCCGGCGTAATTGTCCCGGCGGGTGTCATTAACATCGGGAAAATTTTAGCCGATCGCTCAGCCGCTAAGATAACAGCGACGTAGCCGGCTAAATTAGCTTGAGAGCTAAGGGCGTCCATTTTTTGCGCGCGGGTAGTGCGTGGGATCATTTCCATACTGATGGCGCTAATTTGATTTCTGGAAAATTCATCAACTAAAACTTTTTCGTTAAAGGGATCGAGGAAGCTTATATGAATAGACCCTTTTTTGAGAAGGCCGATCTCTTCAAGAGGCGGTTTGCGTAGGCGTAAAATGAGATCAGATGAAGACAAGAGGCGTTTGCGGTCAGTTTCGACGGATGCGCCGGATTTCTTATATTCGTCATCGCGAATTCCGATGCTAACGCCTAAGCCTGTTTCAATGATGACTTGCGCGCCTTTTTTTGTTAGGCGTTCGACACTAGAGGGGATCACGCAAACACGTTTTTCTTCGGGATAAACTTCCTTTGGAATGCCGATGATCATGAAATACTTTTCCTCAAATTTGGTCAAAAATATTTATTGTAAATGAATAACCTTAAGATATCAAAACACCCTGCAAAGTCAAGAGAAATGACAAAGCTTTTTCTTGTTTTTGACTCTTGGCTCAAGTAAAATGGACATAACATTTTCTAGTTAACGTTTACCTAAGGAGGATGCAATGGATTGGAAAGCGATTTTAGGAGCAGTTCTGATTTTAGGGGCCGTTATGTATCTTTTGTCGAAAAAGGGCGGATCTTGCTGCGGGACAAAATCCGAAAAAGACGAGAGCGGTAAAAAAGACGATTCCAAAGGCTGCTGCGGGCATAATCATTAATTGATGGCGTTTGCCGAAAGAATAAAAAGATGGCTGCGCATCATTTGCCATAAATTATTTGAGATCAATGATACGCCGCATCGTAAAGCGCTGGGTTTAGGACTGGGAGTTTTTTTGGGGATTTTTCCGGGAGCCGGTCCTATCGCTGCTTTAACGGCGGCTTTTGTTTTTCGCGCGAATCGTGCCGCCGCGCTTTTAGGCAGTATTCTGACTAATACTTGGCTTAGCGTCGCTGTCTTTGCGTCGGCGGTTAAAATGGGTTCATTTTTGAATAAGCAAGACGCCCAATTTATTACTTCTGAGTGGAATAAATTGTTAGGTGATTTTTCTTGGGATAAATTAACACAAAAACCTTTTCTGGATGCGGCATTCGCTGTTTTCTTAGGGTTTTTTCTGATCAGTTTTACGCTTGGGCTCATCGTTTACGGATGTTCACTTTTCTTTTTTATCAAGCATCAAAAATTTCAACAGAAAGATAAGTTATGCAAGGGTTAGAGAAAATTCTTAATGAGCTAAGCAATATTGCTTGGGGCCCGGTGATGTTGTGTTTGCTTTTCGGGACGCATCTTTTTTTAACCGTTCGCACGGGATTTATTCAGCGCCATATTTTTAAAGCGATAAAACTTTCTTTGGAGCGAAAAAAAGAAGGCGATGGCGACATTAGCCACTTTGGCGCGCTGACGACAGCCTTGGCGGCAACGATCGGCACCGGAAATATTGTTGGGGTTGCGACCGCCATCGCCGCCGGAGGCCCGGGCGCGGTTTTATGGATGTGGTTGACGGGCGTTTTTGGGATCGCGACCAAATATTCTGAAGCGCTATTATCGGTCAAATACAGAACAAAAAATGCGCAAGGTTTTATGGCCGGCGGGCCGATGTATGTTTTAGAACGCGCGATGAATAATAAGCCCCTGGCTGTTCTATTCGCTTTTTTTACCGTTGTTGCGTCGTTTGGGATAGGGAATATGGTTCAAGCCAATTCGATCTCATCTCTAGCCAAAGAAACGTTTCATATTGCGCCATGGATCACCGGTATTATTATCACCAGTTTTACCGCTTTCGTCATTATCGGCGGAATTAGATCCATCGCAAAATGCTGCGAGAAATTAATTCCGTTCATGGCCGTATTTTATGTTTTAGGCTGTCTTATCTTGCTAGCGATGAAATGGCAGACAATTCCGCAAACAATTTCTTTGATTTTTTCTAGCGCCTTTACGGGGCAAGCGGCTGTCGGAGGTTTCTTAGGCGCCGGGATGAAAGAGGCTATGCGTTTTGGTATTGCGCGCGGACTTTTTTCAAATGAATCAGGATTAGGGAGCGCGCCCATTGTTGCGGCGGCGGCGCAGACGAAAAACGCAGTTCGCCAAGCTCTTGTTTCATCTACCGGAACATTCTGGGATACGGTTGTGGTGTGCGCGATGACTGGATTGGTTTTAGTTAATTCCGGCGAATGGATGCAAGGCTTAGGCGGCGCGGCTTTGACAAAAAAAGCATTTGAAGATTTTCCTGTTATTGGCCCGGCTCTTCTAACGGTCGGGCTTTTAACATTTGTTTTCTCGACGATATTAGGCTGGTCTTATTACGGCGAAAAAGCCGCTGAGTATTTATGGGGTACGGGCTCCATAAAAATATACCGCTGGATATGG
Coding sequences:
- a CDS encoding slipin family protein; this encodes MENRFLLFGVILVVFWLLNSVRILNEYERAVIFRLGRVLGKPKGPGIIFAFWPIDRPVVISLRLVTLDVPAQDIITKDNVSVKVNAVIYFRVMDPTKAIIEVQNYEYATSQMAQTTLRSVIGQMELDDLLSQRDKINVRLQTILDHQSDPWGIKVSNVEVKHVDLSEDLRKAMARQAEAERERRAKIIAAEGEYQAAEKICQAAELMQKSPYSLQLRYLQTLVEIGKENNTTTIFPIPIDIIKNLLGPKA
- the fumC gene encoding class II fumarate hydratase; the protein is MNYRIETDSMGSVKVPADRYYGAQTARSLKNFKIGQEHFPPSLIRALGILKKASALTNQELKLLSASKARLIAKAADEVIAGKLNDHFPLVVWQTGSGTQTNMNANEVIANRAIKFAGGKLGSKTPIHPNDDVNKSQSSNDVFPAAMHVATVEEIHLKLIPALTQLRNALKKKSTEFDKIIKIGRTHLMDAVPLTLGQEFSGYTQQLTNDLKRIDACLPRLYELALGATAVGTGINTHPQFAKKVARKISQITKKSFVSAPNKFESLAAHDTLVEASGALKTIAASLMKIANDIRWLGSGPRCGIGEISLPENEPGSSIMPGKVNPTQSEAMTMVCAQVFGNDVTVTIAGASGNFELNVFKPVIIYNVLQSIQLLSDACVSFTDNCVVGIKANKANIDRHLQNSLMLVTALNPHIGYDKAAQVAKKALRENLTLKEAAVALKFLTAQQFEKIVRPERMIKPSL
- a CDS encoding PilZ domain-containing protein codes for the protein MMIKQKTAERREFIRAKRILSIQHRLYQRKGKHAVDVWRTSATQDMSWSGLLFASEVAYLMGDTLELQVVLMGALDVFKCFGKVVRCDRKKTGVVYTVAVQLISQPRKPQRS
- a CDS encoding NAD(P)(+) transhydrogenase (Re/Si-specific) subunit beta, which translates into the protein MSREILINSAYIIASVLFIIGLKQLSSPVTARRANLLSAIGMLIAIVATLLTKGILEWQWIVLGLAIGSIIGVFIAFKVAMTKMPQMVGLLNGSGGLASFLVGWSSYHFAPNSSLLTTVSTYLAVLIGGVTFTGSVIAWAKLEEKFVTGKPILFAGQKIINSLLLGALVLGGIIFCIDPAGNYPIFIAIMVLSLILGVMVVIPIGGADMPVVISLLNSYSGMAGAATGFVIINNMLIVAGSLVGASGIILTKIMCKAMNRSLTNVLFSGFGSAVAKKGTSVKGEVRPISPADAYLVLEAARSVVFVPGYGLAVAQAQHAVRELGELLEKNGAEVRFAIHPVAGRMPGHMNILLAEANVPYEQLVEMDSINPIMETVDVCVVIGANDVVNPAARHDKSSPIYGMPIINVDKAKTVFVLKRSMATGFAGIENELFYFENTRMVFGDAKATIQTLVAEFKGSH
- a CDS encoding NAD(P) transhydrogenase subunit alpha, yielding METNLSAAMLIDLIFIFVIAIFLGVELIAKVPSTLHTPLMSGSNAISGITIVGALLAVGLTPGSTFCTVIGTLAVAFAMINVVGGYTVTDRMLKMFKTKSPGGKP
- a CDS encoding Re/Si-specific NAD(P)(+) transhydrogenase subunit alpha, whose protein sequence is MIIGIPKEVYPEEKRVCVIPSSVERLTKKGAQVIIETGLGVSIGIRDDEYKKSGASVETDRKRLLSSSDLILRLRKPPLEEIGLLKKGSIHISFLDPFNEKVLVDEFSRNQISAISMEMIPRTTRAQKMDALSSQANLAGYVAVILAAERSAKIFPMLMTPAGTITPARVFVIGAGVAGLQAIATAKRLGARVEAFDTRPVVKEQVQSLGAKFVEIDLGETGQTKDGYAKALTTEQLEKQRQGMAKVCAQSDVVITTAQLFGRRAPIVITKETAAQMKPGSIIVDMAVESGGNVEGSKLNEEVTVNGVLILGLGNLPGRVSIHASQMYSSNICSLVEEYWNADTKKFDLKLDDDIITGCLITHQGKVVNAALLKN
- a CDS encoding DUF2062 domain-containing protein, giving the protein MAFAERIKRWLRIICHKLFEINDTPHRKALGLGLGVFLGIFPGAGPIAALTAAFVFRANRAAALLGSILTNTWLSVAVFASAVKMGSFLNKQDAQFITSEWNKLLGDFSWDKLTQKPFLDAAFAVFLGFFLISFTLGLIVYGCSLFFFIKHQKFQQKDKLCKG
- a CDS encoding sodium:alanine symporter family protein; translated protein: MQGLEKILNELSNIAWGPVMLCLLFGTHLFLTVRTGFIQRHIFKAIKLSLERKKEGDGDISHFGALTTALAATIGTGNIVGVATAIAAGGPGAVLWMWLTGVFGIATKYSEALLSVKYRTKNAQGFMAGGPMYVLERAMNNKPLAVLFAFFTVVASFGIGNMVQANSISSLAKETFHIAPWITGIIITSFTAFVIIGGIRSIAKCCEKLIPFMAVFYVLGCLILLAMKWQTIPQTISLIFSSAFTGQAAVGGFLGAGMKEAMRFGIARGLFSNESGLGSAPIVAAAAQTKNAVRQALVSSTGTFWDTVVVCAMTGLVLVNSGEWMQGLGGAALTKKAFEDFPVIGPALLTVGLLTFVFSTILGWSYYGEKAAEYLWGTGSIKIYRWIWVAAVMVGSVATLPIVWSFADIANACMAIPNLISLIVLNGIIAQETRQFAFLETR